Genomic DNA from Peribacillus simplex NBRC 15720 = DSM 1321:
TTCGCCGAATCAGTTCACAGCCTGCAAAACCGAATGCATCTTTTTTGAATTTTGTCAGCAAATAAGGCAGATACCCTTTCACATGGCGGAATGGGCTTTTATTTTGGGCTTCCCATAATTCGGTATAAGTTTCTTCAAAGGCATTCCAAAATTCATGAAGGTGTGAGAAAATCTCTTCCTTACCAGCGCCATTTCGTGTAATTGCCTGAAAAAGAAGGTTGGCGGTGTATTGACCAAGATCAAAACCAACGGGCCCATAAAAAGCGAATTCAGGATCAATAACCTTTGTTTCAGTTTCACTTGCAAATATACTTCCAGTATGTAAATCTCCATGAAGCAAGGCTTCCTGCTCGGTTTCAAAGCTTTGTTTCAGCTTAGCGACCTCAAGTATCACTTCTTGATCATTCCATATATTTTTGGCGGCATCAGTCAATTCCACCTCGAAATCTCCCGGGAGTTCCTCAAAAAATGGATCCGTGAAAATAAAGACCTCAGTGATTTTGCAGAGTTCCGGATTCGTGAAATGTCGGGCCACTTCCTTTTTCGCGGATGGTTCTAAATGATAATCGGATGTATAAAATGCCGTCTTCGCAACATATTCACCAATATGCTGTGAAAGCAAAGGATATGAATCGCCATCGATCAATCCTGTTCTTACGATTT
This window encodes:
- the mtnK gene encoding S-methyl-5-thioribose kinase — its product is MTQNHSNFKRLTNETAITLAKKLGLVNADASLKCNEIGDGNLNYVFHITDTVTNKGIIIKQAVPYAKVLGESWPLTLKRASIEANALIHFRSYCPEFVPQVYYSDEQLAITVMEDLSHLKIVRTGLIDGDSYPLLSQHIGEYVAKTAFYTSDYHLEPSAKKEVARHFTNPELCKITEVFIFTDPFFEELPGDFEVELTDAAKNIWNDQEVILEVAKLKQSFETEQEALLHGDLHTGSIFASETETKVIDPEFAFYGPVGFDLGQYTANLLFQAITRNGAGKEEIFSHLHEFWNAFEETYTELWEAQNKSPFRHVKGYLPYLLTKFKKDAFGFAGCELIRRTIGLSHVADLNVIEDKESRIAAKTATLEIGAFLIKKREELDVPAVIEALKQRTLPSYSTI